One window from the genome of Hyphomonas neptunium ATCC 15444 encodes:
- a CDS encoding phenylacetate--CoA ligase family protein, whose protein sequence is MTDGHNTYFNTVDWAKMQEEHPVGDAFLTFAKKSRDEIRAHQEKLFARLVDRAWKTKFYQHHWGKAGVEPGDIKGLETLPSLPSFDKSDIMESIARNPPLGDFAGFESYGPGERPPAIMHTTSGTTGTPQVLLFGAKSREVQNLLLGRLYRFQGLRPDDVIHSVYGHGMINGGHYVREAVTHWTSSLFLSAGTGVETPSVKQVQLMKDFGATVIVGFADYIKKLARVAVEQGLDPVKDLNIRMISGHLGREDKETLSQAWGGAACFDWYGVGDTGCIAGEGPDRDGLYIMEDAQFLEIGDIDTGKPVAEGAEGDMICTCLFKDDLYPIIRFNTHDVTRLRTGASSLGINFQRIEGFLGRSDNMVKIRGINIFPQAMGPILEEDAAFAGEFICKAKRDESGRDEFIVAAEVNGGASEAVADRFRALLKQKIGIDVGVELSGPGSLAALTQTEVRQKPIRLIDDRFK, encoded by the coding sequence ATGACGGATGGACATAACACATACTTCAATACGGTCGACTGGGCAAAGATGCAGGAAGAACATCCCGTAGGGGACGCGTTCCTGACATTTGCCAAAAAGAGCCGCGATGAAATCCGCGCGCATCAGGAGAAGCTGTTTGCGCGCCTCGTGGACCGGGCCTGGAAGACGAAATTCTACCAGCACCATTGGGGCAAGGCAGGCGTAGAGCCGGGCGACATCAAGGGGCTTGAGACGCTGCCCAGCCTGCCGAGCTTTGACAAGAGCGACATCATGGAGTCGATCGCGCGCAATCCGCCGCTGGGCGACTTCGCAGGCTTTGAAAGCTATGGTCCGGGCGAGCGCCCGCCGGCCATCATGCACACGACTTCTGGCACAACGGGCACGCCGCAGGTTCTGCTGTTCGGCGCAAAGTCGCGCGAAGTTCAGAACCTGCTACTGGGCCGGCTTTACCGCTTCCAGGGACTGCGCCCGGACGACGTGATCCATTCCGTTTACGGACATGGCATGATCAATGGCGGGCATTATGTGCGCGAAGCGGTAACACACTGGACGAGCTCGCTGTTCCTCTCTGCCGGTACGGGCGTCGAGACGCCATCGGTCAAGCAGGTGCAGCTGATGAAGGATTTCGGCGCGACCGTGATTGTCGGCTTTGCCGACTATATCAAGAAACTCGCCCGCGTGGCCGTGGAGCAGGGCCTGGACCCCGTGAAGGATCTGAACATCCGCATGATTTCCGGCCACCTTGGCCGGGAGGACAAGGAAACGCTGTCGCAGGCCTGGGGCGGGGCGGCGTGTTTTGACTGGTATGGCGTGGGCGATACCGGCTGTATCGCCGGCGAAGGCCCGGACCGGGACGGCCTCTACATCATGGAAGACGCGCAATTCCTGGAGATTGGCGACATCGACACGGGCAAGCCCGTGGCGGAAGGCGCTGAAGGCGACATGATCTGCACCTGTCTGTTCAAGGATGATCTCTATCCCATCATCCGGTTCAACACGCATGATGTTACCCGTCTGCGCACCGGCGCCTCCAGCCTCGGGATCAATTTCCAGCGGATTGAGGGTTTCCTTGGCCGGTCTGACAACATGGTGAAAATCCGCGGGATCAACATTTTCCCGCAGGCGATGGGGCCGATCCTTGAGGAAGACGCCGCCTTTGCGGGCGAATTCATCTGCAAGGCCAAGCGCGATGAAAGCGGCCGGGACGAGTTTATCGTGGCGGCCGAAGTGAATGGCGGCGCCAGCGAAGCGGTGGCCGATCGCTTCCGCGCATTGCTGAAGCAGAAGATCGGGATTGATGTGGGCGTGGAACTCTCCGGGCCGGGATCGCTTGCCGCACTCACGCAAACTGAAGTACGCCAGAAGCCGATCCGCCTGATTGACGACCGTTTCAAATGA
- a CDS encoding MmgE/PrpD family protein, giving the protein MSGAAEAFVRHTLTLRWEAMPEAAQGAVKTFLLDSLGVGIAGAGAPLTANVRQAALAWAGAGDANVWGQGSYRTSAANAAFINGFQIHCQEFDCVHEPAVVHPMATILAALMATCDRERGVTGTELGAAIAAAVDVATGLGVAAQTPLKFFRPATAGIFGATLGVARLRGLSESEARNALGYALSFAAGTMQAHTEGKPALPVQIANAARSAVMACDLAAAGMEAAQDSLEGPFGYLALFEDGFDVAPVVASLGTVFRIAEVSHKPFPTGRAAQGGIVLAKQAKAAGIRPEEISSITLTAPPIIKRLVGRPAQAGMTASYARLCYQYSGALTLIDGHVGLKDFTPEALARADVAALGAKIAVIDDGQTNPAAFTPQVLRVELTSGAAREFSIESLLGAPANPLSAAQNEAKFRECCAFGFGRGREDIEAAMSAAVADLENLEDAGRLSRLASGIME; this is encoded by the coding sequence ATGAGCGGAGCGGCGGAAGCCTTTGTGCGCCATACCCTCACCCTCCGCTGGGAGGCGATGCCCGAGGCGGCGCAAGGGGCGGTGAAGACGTTCCTGCTCGACAGTCTCGGGGTCGGCATTGCCGGTGCGGGCGCGCCGCTGACGGCGAATGTGCGCCAGGCGGCGCTGGCCTGGGCCGGGGCGGGCGACGCGAATGTCTGGGGACAGGGCAGCTACCGGACGAGCGCAGCGAATGCGGCGTTCATCAATGGCTTCCAGATCCACTGCCAGGAATTTGACTGTGTCCATGAGCCGGCCGTGGTTCATCCCATGGCGACGATCCTCGCAGCCCTGATGGCGACTTGCGACCGGGAACGCGGCGTGACCGGCACGGAACTGGGCGCGGCGATTGCGGCGGCGGTAGATGTAGCAACCGGCCTTGGCGTTGCGGCGCAGACACCGCTGAAATTTTTCCGGCCGGCGACGGCGGGCATATTCGGCGCAACGCTGGGCGTGGCGCGGCTTCGAGGGCTGAGCGAGAGCGAGGCGCGCAATGCGCTGGGCTATGCGCTCTCCTTTGCGGCGGGCACGATGCAGGCGCACACCGAGGGCAAGCCGGCGCTGCCGGTGCAGATTGCCAATGCGGCCCGCAGCGCCGTGATGGCGTGTGACCTGGCCGCCGCTGGAATGGAGGCGGCTCAGGACAGTCTCGAAGGGCCGTTCGGATACCTCGCGCTGTTTGAGGATGGTTTCGATGTAGCGCCGGTGGTGGCCTCACTGGGAACCGTGTTCCGGATTGCAGAGGTGAGCCACAAGCCGTTCCCAACCGGACGCGCGGCGCAGGGGGGCATTGTGCTGGCCAAACAGGCGAAGGCTGCGGGCATCCGGCCTGAAGAGATTTCGTCTATCACGCTGACGGCGCCGCCGATCATCAAGCGGCTGGTCGGGCGCCCGGCGCAGGCAGGCATGACGGCGAGTTATGCGCGGCTCTGCTACCAGTATTCGGGCGCGCTGACGCTGATCGACGGGCATGTGGGCCTCAAGGACTTCACGCCCGAGGCGCTGGCGCGGGCCGATGTGGCGGCGCTGGGCGCAAAGATTGCGGTGATCGATGACGGGCAGACAAACCCGGCGGCCTTCACGCCGCAGGTTCTGCGCGTGGAGCTGACCTCCGGAGCGGCGCGCGAATTTTCCATCGAGTCCCTTCTGGGCGCCCCCGCGAACCCGCTGAGCGCGGCGCAGAATGAAGCGAAGTTCCGGGAGTGCTGTGCGTTCGGCTTCGGGCGCGGGCGCGAAGACATTGAAGCGGCGATGAGCGCCGCTGTAGCCGATCTTGAAAACCTTGAGGATGCCGGGCGGCTTTCCCGCCTTGCGTCTGGTATAATGGAGTGA
- a CDS encoding FAD-binding oxidoreductase: MEAATTPKTITSALKQILGPAGLNEDLAARELMSQDIWAAGVTADFIASPGTIEQLQQTVEACHQHGVALNPRGGGMSYTSSTTPDRPGVGILDLSRLDKIVEINKDDMYVTAQAGVTWKQLYDALKPLGLRTPFWGPLSGLNSTVGGGLSQGNAIFGAGIYGTTADSVTGLTVILADGTRVRTGTGATKVGKPFWRYYGPDLTGLFCGDSGALGFKAEITFRLIPWPEHEDWATFEFATREACAEATAAVARQNLACEVFGFDPALTRVRLKRASLAADTKTLANVVKAQGNLLKGLQEGAKIAMAGRSFMEADSWSLHFVVEGRSKAGVADDMKRLKAACTAAGGKESENSIPKIVRANPFTPPNTILGAEGERWVPVHGIVAISDGPKVWKALEDYFASLSDVFDKYEIQTGFLISTLGTTAYLIEPVFMWPEELLAIHEQTVEPAHLKKLKRFPSNPEATAAVTKARRGVVDIFDSYGAAHFQIGRCYPYSEVLSDASLSLLKAVKATLDPKGNVNPGALGL, from the coding sequence ATGGAAGCCGCCACCACCCCCAAGACCATCACCTCCGCCCTCAAACAGATTCTCGGCCCGGCGGGCCTCAATGAAGATCTCGCCGCCCGCGAATTGATGAGCCAGGACATCTGGGCCGCCGGCGTAACGGCCGATTTCATCGCCTCGCCGGGGACCATCGAGCAACTCCAGCAAACCGTAGAAGCCTGCCACCAGCACGGCGTTGCGCTCAACCCGCGCGGCGGCGGCATGTCCTACACCAGCAGCACCACGCCGGACCGTCCGGGCGTCGGCATCCTTGATCTCTCCCGCCTCGACAAGATCGTGGAGATCAACAAGGACGACATGTATGTCACCGCGCAGGCGGGCGTGACCTGGAAACAGCTCTACGACGCGCTGAAGCCGCTGGGTCTGCGCACGCCGTTCTGGGGCCCGCTCTCGGGCCTCAACTCCACCGTCGGCGGCGGACTTTCGCAGGGCAATGCCATCTTCGGCGCGGGCATTTATGGCACGACCGCCGACAGCGTGACGGGCCTCACCGTGATCCTCGCCGATGGCACGCGCGTGCGCACCGGCACGGGCGCCACCAAGGTCGGCAAACCCTTCTGGCGTTATTACGGGCCGGACCTGACCGGTCTTTTCTGCGGCGATTCCGGCGCGCTCGGTTTCAAGGCAGAAATCACCTTCCGCCTCATTCCGTGGCCGGAACATGAAGACTGGGCGACGTTCGAATTTGCCACCCGCGAGGCCTGCGCCGAAGCGACAGCCGCTGTCGCCCGTCAGAACCTTGCCTGCGAAGTCTTCGGCTTCGATCCTGCGCTCACCCGCGTGCGCCTGAAGCGCGCCTCGCTCGCCGCCGACACCAAGACCTTGGCGAATGTCGTCAAGGCCCAGGGCAATCTGCTGAAGGGTCTTCAGGAAGGCGCCAAGATCGCCATGGCCGGGCGCAGCTTCATGGAAGCTGACAGCTGGAGCCTGCATTTCGTGGTCGAAGGCCGCTCCAAAGCGGGCGTGGCCGATGATATGAAGCGCCTGAAAGCTGCCTGCACGGCCGCTGGCGGCAAGGAGTCTGAAAACTCCATTCCAAAAATCGTCCGCGCAAATCCCTTCACGCCGCCCAACACGATCCTCGGCGCCGAAGGCGAACGCTGGGTGCCGGTGCATGGCATTGTGGCGATCTCAGATGGCCCGAAGGTCTGGAAGGCGCTGGAAGACTATTTCGCCTCTCTTTCAGATGTGTTCGACAAATACGAAATCCAGACCGGCTTCCTCATCAGCACGCTGGGCACGACGGCCTACCTCATCGAGCCTGTGTTCATGTGGCCCGAGGAGCTCCTGGCGATCCATGAGCAGACCGTTGAACCGGCCCATCTGAAAAAGCTCAAACGCTTCCCCTCCAATCCGGAGGCAACAGCGGCGGTCACCAAGGCGCGGCGCGGCGTGGTGGATATTTTCGACTCCTATGGCGCGGCCCATTTCCAGATCGGGCGCTGCTATCCGTATTCGGAAGTTCTCAGCGATGCCTCGCTTTCCCTGCTCAAGGCCGTGAAGGCTACCCTTGATCCCAAAGGCAACGTCAATCCCGGAGCCCTCGGCCTGTGA
- a CDS encoding aldehyde dehydrogenase family protein, protein MTSRTLPVRNPRTGELDYKIQAAGAEEIAATAQRLRAAQRDWAALPLTERGAFLLRLADALVKHRTAITAALEIDTGRRRIAGLELDGAVAALRGWVAQAPGLLPSGWTQGRAMPHIRHAPQFVPYALTGVISPWNFPLTLSMIDTIPALLAGSAVIIKPSEVTPRFAAPLMAAIAEAGLEDILTLIDGDGATGAPLIEAVDVICFTGSVATGRKVAAAAAAKMIPAFLELGGKDPLIVTATANLEHATDAALRGSVLSTGQACQSIERIYVAADIHDAFLKRLTEKAAATRLNWPDITTGELGPIIFDKQAAILADQIDDAKAKGARVLTGGEIETHGGGLWLKPTVLTNVSHQMKLMTEETFGPLLPVMPYTTTEEVIAFANNTEYGLSAAVFAGTLEEAEAIAIQIDAGAVSLNDAALTGLFHEAEKHSFKLSGLGGSRMGPAGFQRFLRRKALIANTGAPAPLSAFAEDAQ, encoded by the coding sequence GTGACGTCCCGAACGCTTCCCGTCCGCAATCCTCGCACCGGCGAACTGGACTATAAAATCCAGGCCGCCGGCGCAGAGGAAATCGCCGCGACCGCCCAGCGCCTGCGCGCCGCGCAGCGCGATTGGGCGGCCCTGCCCCTGACTGAGCGCGGCGCCTTTCTGCTGCGCCTTGCAGACGCACTGGTGAAGCATCGCACCGCCATTACGGCAGCTCTGGAAATCGATACGGGCCGCCGCCGCATCGCGGGCCTTGAACTGGACGGCGCCGTCGCCGCGCTGCGCGGCTGGGTCGCCCAGGCGCCCGGCCTGCTTCCCTCAGGCTGGACGCAAGGCCGCGCCATGCCCCACATCCGCCATGCACCGCAATTCGTGCCCTACGCCCTCACCGGCGTCATCTCGCCCTGGAACTTTCCCCTCACGCTCTCGATGATTGACACGATCCCGGCCCTGCTCGCAGGCTCAGCTGTCATCATCAAGCCTTCAGAAGTCACCCCCCGCTTTGCCGCGCCCCTGATGGCCGCGATCGCAGAAGCGGGGCTTGAAGACATCCTTACCCTGATCGACGGCGACGGTGCTACCGGCGCGCCCCTGATCGAAGCTGTCGATGTGATCTGCTTCACCGGCTCGGTCGCCACAGGCCGCAAGGTCGCCGCAGCCGCCGCCGCAAAAATGATCCCCGCCTTCCTCGAACTCGGCGGCAAAGACCCCCTCATCGTTACCGCCACCGCTAACCTCGAACACGCCACCGACGCCGCCCTGCGCGGCTCCGTCCTCTCCACCGGCCAGGCCTGCCAGTCCATCGAACGCATCTACGTCGCCGCTGACATCCACGACGCCTTCCTCAAACGCCTCACCGAAAAAGCAGCCGCGACCCGTCTCAACTGGCCCGACATCACCACCGGCGAACTTGGCCCGATCATCTTCGACAAGCAGGCCGCAATCCTGGCCGATCAGATCGATGACGCCAAAGCCAAAGGCGCGCGCGTCCTTACAGGCGGTGAGATCGAAACCCATGGCGGCGGCCTCTGGCTGAAGCCCACCGTCCTCACAAATGTCAGCCATCAGATGAAATTGATGACCGAAGAAACCTTCGGCCCGCTCCTGCCTGTGATGCCGTATACCACTACTGAAGAAGTCATCGCCTTCGCCAACAACACCGAATACGGCCTCTCGGCGGCTGTCTTCGCCGGCACGCTGGAGGAGGCCGAAGCCATCGCCATCCAGATCGACGCCGGCGCGGTCAGCCTCAACGACGCCGCCCTCACGGGCCTCTTCCACGAAGCGGAGAAACATTCCTTCAAGCTCTCCGGCCTCGGCGGCAGCCGTATGGGGCCTGCCGGTTTCCAGCGCTTCTTGCGCCGCAAGGCGCTGATCGCTAACACCGGCGCGCCAGCCCCGCTTTCCGCCTTTGCCGAGGACGCCCAATGA
- a CDS encoding enoyl-CoA hydratase/isomerase family protein yields the protein MTLPIRLDIAAPLAEIVLNKPERRNALSVDMWAAIPGLVAEANANPDVKLILIHGGDAGAFAAGADISEFETIYATEDAAKASGQRIAQALDAIENSEKPVIAAIEGACVGGGVSLAMAADLRVAGEGAKFGVTPGKLGLVYPAGDTRRLLAAVGPGATKDILFTGRIFTAGEAKSLGLIDRLVEKGTALEAARVWAGEIAAISQWSVRATKRMIRGLQTGWTDETPEAQSLFLNGFANEDFKEGYRAFLDKRPAKFTYR from the coding sequence ATGACCCTGCCCATCCGCCTCGATATTGCCGCCCCGCTCGCCGAAATCGTGCTCAACAAGCCCGAGCGCCGCAACGCGCTCTCGGTCGACATGTGGGCCGCGATCCCCGGCCTCGTGGCAGAGGCAAATGCGAATCCGGACGTAAAGCTGATCCTGATCCATGGTGGAGACGCCGGCGCTTTCGCCGCGGGCGCGGACATCTCCGAATTTGAGACGATCTACGCCACCGAGGACGCCGCCAAAGCCTCCGGCCAGCGCATCGCCCAGGCCCTGGACGCCATCGAGAACAGCGAAAAGCCCGTCATCGCTGCGATCGAAGGCGCCTGCGTGGGCGGCGGTGTCAGCCTCGCCATGGCGGCAGACCTGCGCGTGGCTGGCGAGGGCGCAAAATTCGGCGTCACGCCCGGCAAGCTCGGCCTCGTCTATCCGGCCGGCGACACACGCCGCCTCCTCGCCGCTGTCGGCCCCGGCGCCACCAAGGACATCCTCTTTACAGGGCGCATCTTCACCGCCGGCGAAGCCAAATCCCTTGGCCTCATAGACCGCCTCGTGGAAAAGGGCACCGCCCTCGAAGCCGCCCGCGTCTGGGCCGGCGAGATTGCCGCCATCTCGCAATGGTCGGTCCGCGCCACCAAGCGTATGATCCGTGGACTGCAAACCGGCTGGACGGATGAAACTCCGGAGGCTCAGAGCCTCTTCCTCAACGGCTTCGCGAATGAGGATTTCAAGGAAGGCTACCGCGCCTTCCTCGATAAACGCCCGGCCAAATTCACCTATCGCTGA
- a CDS encoding amidase has protein sequence MTPIERFQQYADRIARHNPSLNAFLHLRLDEAKAEAQAAEARHVVGKPLSPIDGWCFGIKANIAVKGLPHHAGIGAYRDVIAAEDAGVVRRLRAAGAVILGIVNMHEGALGATTDNPFFGRTQNPWKEGYTPGGSSGGSGAAVAAGLCDVALGSDTMGSVRIPSAYCGVQGIKPGAGLVSNEGVLALSHTLDTVGPHARDVSSLRAALSVMTGQPMAAGPCTLNGMKLAIWDGIGRDGMEDVVEDGFAVAVSKIEAAGAEADYEEPFGYQYGRSRRAGLLISEVEASEIHREMLSTDPEGFSALFRKLMAWGVARPAEEVALAYEHLRQVETAAARVFEAHDFVIAPVAPQTAFAFDTPAPENQADFTAWANFAGLPAAAVCSGLSPQGLPLSVQVIGPKGSDARVLDMAQALEALFGAPRVPLALQR, from the coding sequence ATGACACCGATCGAACGCTTCCAGCAGTATGCAGACCGTATCGCGCGGCATAATCCGTCGCTGAATGCGTTTCTCCATCTGCGTCTGGATGAGGCAAAAGCCGAAGCCCAGGCCGCAGAGGCGCGGCATGTGGTGGGAAAACCGCTTTCGCCAATCGACGGCTGGTGCTTTGGCATAAAGGCGAACATTGCCGTGAAAGGCCTGCCCCATCATGCGGGGATTGGCGCTTACCGGGACGTGATCGCGGCAGAAGATGCCGGGGTCGTGCGCCGGCTGCGCGCGGCGGGCGCGGTGATCCTCGGCATCGTCAACATGCATGAAGGGGCACTGGGGGCGACGACGGACAATCCCTTCTTCGGGCGAACGCAAAATCCGTGGAAGGAAGGATATACGCCGGGCGGCTCATCAGGCGGATCGGGCGCGGCGGTTGCCGCCGGGCTCTGCGATGTGGCGCTGGGGTCTGACACGATGGGCTCTGTGCGCATTCCTTCGGCTTATTGCGGCGTCCAGGGCATCAAGCCGGGCGCCGGGCTGGTTTCCAATGAGGGCGTGCTGGCGCTTTCGCATACGCTCGATACGGTCGGGCCACATGCGCGCGATGTGTCCAGCCTCCGGGCGGCGCTGTCTGTCATGACCGGGCAGCCGATGGCGGCGGGTCCCTGCACGCTGAATGGCATGAAGCTCGCCATATGGGATGGCATTGGCCGCGATGGGATGGAAGATGTTGTTGAGGATGGCTTTGCTGTAGCCGTCTCAAAGATTGAAGCGGCAGGCGCGGAGGCCGATTATGAGGAGCCGTTCGGTTATCAGTATGGCCGCTCCCGCCGTGCAGGTTTGCTGATTTCCGAGGTCGAAGCGAGTGAAATTCACCGCGAGATGCTGTCGACTGATCCCGAAGGTTTTTCAGCGCTGTTCCGTAAGCTGATGGCGTGGGGCGTGGCGCGGCCGGCGGAGGAGGTTGCGCTGGCTTATGAGCATCTCCGCCAGGTGGAGACCGCTGCGGCGCGCGTGTTCGAGGCGCATGACTTCGTGATTGCGCCCGTAGCACCGCAGACGGCATTTGCGTTTGATACGCCAGCGCCGGAGAATCAGGCGGACTTTACTGCCTGGGCGAACTTCGCCGGATTGCCTGCGGCGGCTGTCTGTTCCGGGCTGAGCCCGCAAGGGCTGCCGCTGTCGGTCCAGGTGATCGGTCCGAAGGGATCGGACGCGCGCGTGCTGGATATGGCGCAGGCATTGGAAGCGTTGTTTGGCGCGCCGCGTGTGCCGCTGGCGCTTCAGCGATAG